Proteins from one Candidatus Desulfovibrio trichonymphae genomic window:
- a CDS encoding DUF2172 domain-containing protein has protein sequence MRNTLAILQESIPALTIHEVPSGTRVFDWTVPDEWNIRGGSLIGPEGETIIDFTNQNLHIVGYSEPVDVILPLEEMQEHLYSRPDMPDAVPYVTS, from the coding sequence GTGCGTAATACACTGGCAATTTTGCAGGAATCGATTCCTGCTTTGACCATACATGAGGTTCCATCGGGAACACGTGTTTTTGACTGGACAGTTCCGGATGAGTGGAACATACGCGGCGGCAGCCTGATCGGCCCTGAAGGCGAAACAATTATAGATTTTACCAATCAAAATTTGCATATTGTTGGTTATTCTGAACCAGTTGACGTGATTTTACCGTTAGAAGAAATGCAGGAGCATCTGTACTCGCGTCCTGACATGCCTGACGCTGTTCCTTATGTAACATCCTAA
- the yidD gene encoding membrane protein insertion efficiency factor YidD has protein sequence MNKLLTGVVVLPIRVYQRFISPVLPPACRFYPTCSAYAAEAVLRHGVLRGGLLALRRLARCHPFGDFGYDPVPSAQDSRAVGHLSEE, from the coding sequence ATGAACAAACTGCTGACAGGCGTGGTTGTTTTGCCCATACGCGTTTATCAGCGTTTTATTTCGCCTGTGCTGCCTCCAGCCTGTCGTTTTTACCCCACGTGTTCGGCCTATGCGGCAGAGGCCGTTTTGCGTCATGGCGTGCTGCGCGGCGGGCTGCTCGCCTTGCGCAGGCTCGCCCGCTGCCACCCCTTTGGCGATTTCGGTTATGATCCCGTACCGTCCGCGCAGGACAGCCGCGCTGTGGGGCACTTGTCCGAGGAGTAA
- the yidC gene encoding membrane protein insertase YidC has product MQDSKNLILAIVLCLIVLFGWGRFAEYMGWVKAPEPLTPAVQDAARQEAPRQDAAEQAETEKNLPHVFNPAPGRDLTIDSPLYDAVLYTGGGILRSFRLKKFMTSLAANAPFVNMVDTQTAGVAPLGLVINGHPSWSTGQWTVDTDAPRLSIGAGHKETLHLTGKMDNLRIVRELTFSADSYLISEKVRVANLSEQARSARISYTTAADASNASGGRYDSMRIAWDNGGSLSEESSDKTLESTGVMAAGNIHWAGVMSTYFLSAVLPADGQGLTIKGRLQKNVYRTAVEEPEITLAADEEKEFAVFYWYGPKERSLLRAASEELAKSIDLGIFSLIAKGLLWLLEIFYAWVHNWGVAIILLTILIKAVFWPLTARSYASMEKMKKLQPMMTAIREKNKDNKEQMNKEVMALYKIYGVNPASGCVPILIQLPVFFGLYQALLTSIELRHAPFIDHVPFTDIVWLADLSAQDPWYITPIVMGVTMFLQQKMSPPAADPTQQKIMMFLPLIFTVLFLGFPSGLVVYWLVNNILSIAQQWLMMKKNKTAARAAG; this is encoded by the coding sequence ATGCAAGACAGTAAAAATCTTATTCTGGCCATTGTGCTTTGTCTTATTGTCCTTTTTGGTTGGGGGCGTTTTGCCGAATATATGGGCTGGGTGAAGGCGCCTGAACCCCTGACGCCGGCAGTGCAGGATGCCGCGAGACAAGAAGCGCCCAGGCAGGATGCCGCCGAACAGGCCGAAACCGAAAAAAATCTTCCGCATGTTTTCAACCCTGCGCCCGGCAGGGATCTGACCATTGATTCGCCGCTGTATGACGCCGTGTTGTATACCGGGGGCGGCATTTTGCGATCGTTCAGACTTAAAAAATTCATGACAAGTCTGGCTGCGAACGCGCCGTTCGTGAATATGGTGGATACGCAAACCGCCGGCGTCGCTCCTCTTGGCCTTGTGATCAACGGGCATCCGTCCTGGAGCACAGGGCAATGGACTGTCGATACGGACGCGCCGCGCCTGAGCATCGGCGCCGGGCATAAAGAAACATTGCATCTGACCGGAAAGATGGACAATCTGCGTATTGTGCGTGAACTGACCTTCAGCGCCGATTCCTATCTGATCAGTGAAAAAGTGCGTGTCGCCAACCTGAGCGAACAGGCGCGTAGCGCGCGCATAAGCTATACCACCGCGGCGGACGCAAGCAATGCGAGCGGCGGACGCTATGACAGCATGCGCATAGCCTGGGACAACGGCGGAAGTCTTTCCGAAGAATCCTCTGACAAAACCCTGGAATCCACCGGCGTAATGGCTGCGGGCAACATTCACTGGGCCGGGGTCATGAGCACGTATTTCCTCTCGGCAGTGCTGCCCGCTGACGGGCAAGGCCTTACGATCAAGGGCCGTTTGCAAAAAAACGTTTACCGCACGGCTGTTGAAGAGCCGGAAATCACGCTCGCGGCGGACGAGGAAAAAGAATTTGCGGTTTTCTACTGGTACGGCCCGAAGGAACGTTCTCTTTTGCGCGCCGCGTCTGAAGAACTGGCCAAAAGCATTGACCTCGGTATCTTCAGTCTGATCGCCAAGGGCCTGCTTTGGCTGCTGGAAATTTTTTACGCCTGGGTGCACAACTGGGGCGTGGCCATTATCCTTCTGACCATTCTTATCAAGGCCGTGTTCTGGCCGCTGACGGCTAGAAGCTATGCTTCCATGGAAAAAATGAAAAAACTTCAGCCCATGATGACAGCCATCCGCGAGAAAAACAAAGACAACAAGGAACAAATGAACAAGGAGGTCATGGCCCTCTATAAAATATACGGCGTCAATCCCGCGAGCGGCTGCGTGCCCATTTTGATCCAGCTTCCCGTTTTTTTCGGTCTGTACCAGGCGCTGCTGACCTCCATTGAACTCAGGCACGCGCCCTTTATCGACCATGTGCCCTTTACGGACATTGTCTGGCTGGCGGATCTTTCCGCCCAGGACCCTTGGTACATCACGCCCATTGTCATGGGCGTCACCATGTTTTTGCAGCAGAAGATGAGCCCCCCGGCCGCAGATCCTACCCAGCAGAAAATCATGATGTTTCTGCCGCTAATCTTTACGGTACTTTTTTTGGGTTTCCCGTCCGGTCTTGTGGTGTACTGGCTTGTCAACAACATTCTTTCCATTGCCCAGCAATGGCTGATGATGAAAAAAAATAAAACAGCCGCGCGCGCCGCCGGGTGA
- the atpD gene encoding F0F1 ATP synthase subunit beta codes for MSKNIGKVVQVIGAVVDVEFSDGNLPDILTALEIKNPNNADAPELICEVAQHLGDSVVRTIAMDATEGLVRGMEAKDTGAPIMVPVGKASVGRILNVIGRPVDELGPVRAEKYYPIHRPAPKFTDQNTRVELLETGIKVVDLLVPFPKGGKMGLFGGAGVGKTVILMEMINNIAKQHGGSSVFAGVGERTREGNDLYSELKEAGVLERATLVYGQMNEPPGARARVALTALACAEYFRDEERQDVLLFIDNIFRFTQAGSEVSALLGRMPSAVGYQPTLGTDLGALQERITSTSQGSITSVQAVYVPADDLTDPAPAATFSHLDGTLVLSRQIAELGIYPAVDPLDSTSRILDPRVVGDEHYTVARQVQIVLQKYKELQDIIAILGMDELSDEDKLTVARARRIQRFLSQPFHVAETFIGSPGQYVKLEDTIKGFKGILDGAYDHMAEGDFYMLGDIEQAVAKYEQRKLKEAN; via the coding sequence ATGAGCAAAAATATCGGTAAAGTCGTTCAGGTTATCGGCGCCGTGGTGGACGTTGAGTTCAGCGACGGCAATCTGCCGGACATCCTCACAGCGCTGGAGATCAAAAATCCGAACAACGCGGACGCCCCTGAGCTGATCTGCGAAGTGGCGCAGCATCTGGGCGACAGTGTTGTCAGAACCATTGCCATGGACGCCACAGAAGGGCTTGTGCGCGGCATGGAAGCGAAAGATACAGGCGCCCCGATCATGGTGCCTGTGGGCAAAGCCTCTGTGGGCCGTATTTTGAATGTTATCGGCCGCCCTGTCGACGAGCTCGGTCCTGTCAGAGCGGAAAAATATTACCCCATTCACCGCCCCGCGCCCAAGTTTACAGACCAGAACACCAGGGTGGAACTGCTGGAAACCGGCATCAAGGTGGTGGATCTGCTTGTGCCCTTCCCCAAGGGCGGCAAGATGGGCCTTTTCGGCGGCGCCGGCGTGGGCAAGACCGTTATCCTTATGGAAATGATCAACAACATCGCCAAACAGCACGGTGGGTCATCGGTGTTCGCGGGCGTGGGCGAACGCACCCGCGAGGGTAACGACCTTTACAGCGAGTTGAAGGAAGCCGGCGTGCTTGAACGCGCCACTCTTGTCTATGGCCAGATGAATGAACCGCCGGGAGCGCGTGCGCGCGTCGCTCTGACGGCTCTGGCCTGCGCCGAGTACTTCCGTGACGAAGAACGCCAGGATGTGTTGCTGTTTATTGATAATATTTTTCGTTTCACCCAGGCTGGTTCGGAAGTCTCCGCCCTGCTTGGCCGCATGCCCTCTGCCGTCGGCTATCAGCCGACATTGGGCACAGACCTGGGCGCCTTGCAGGAGCGCATCACATCGACGAGTCAGGGGTCCATCACGTCGGTGCAGGCCGTGTATGTGCCCGCTGACGACCTGACAGACCCTGCCCCGGCCGCGACCTTCTCGCATTTGGACGGAACACTCGTTCTCTCACGCCAGATTGCGGAGTTGGGTATCTACCCGGCTGTGGATCCGCTGGACTCCACCTCGCGTATTCTTGACCCGCGCGTCGTTGGTGACGAACATTACACCGTTGCGCGCCAGGTGCAGATAGTTTTACAAAAATATAAAGAATTACAAGATATTATCGCTATTCTTGGTATGGATGAACTTTCAGACGAAGACAAGCTCACTGTGGCGCGCGCGCGCCGTATTCAGCGTTTTCTTTCCCAGCCTTTCCATGTGGCCGAAACCTTTATCGGCTCTCCCGGCCAGTATGTAAAGCTAGAAGACACCATCAAGGGATTCAAGGGCATTCTGGACGGCGCGTATGATCACATGGCTGAGGGGGACTTCTACATGCTTGGCGATATCGAGCAGGCCGTGGCAAAATATGAGCAGCGCAAGCTGAAGGAAGCGAACTAG
- the rnpA gene encoding ribonuclease P protein component, translated as MAACALPSHALTLPRQAKIRRRADFAVCYELGARYYSTHFLVFLHTGTRSDERTRIGMAVSRKVGNAVTRNRIKRLLREFFRLHFDALPAKADLVAVAKKNAGDARLDLSRVAAELLPLLKRIARTGGQDLPT; from the coding sequence GTGGCGGCATGCGCTCTTCCCTCACACGCGTTGACGCTGCCGCGGCAGGCCAAAATTCGCCGCCGCGCTGATTTCGCCGTCTGTTATGAGCTTGGCGCACGCTACTACAGTACGCATTTTCTTGTTTTTTTACATACAGGAACACGCTCCGACGAACGGACGCGCATCGGCATGGCGGTTTCCCGTAAAGTAGGGAATGCCGTCACTCGTAATCGCATCAAACGGCTGTTGCGGGAATTTTTTCGTCTGCATTTCGACGCGCTTCCAGCAAAGGCCGATTTGGTGGCTGTGGCAAAAAAAAATGCCGGCGATGCAAGACTGGATCTTTCTCGTGTGGCCGCGGAGCTTCTGCCGCTGTTGAAGCGGATTGCCAGAACCGGCGGACAGGACTTGCCGACATGA
- the rpoZ gene encoding DNA-directed RNA polymerase subunit omega, with protein sequence MARITVEDCQKRVDNRFLLVQMAIKRVRQYREGYEPLIESRNKEAVTALREIAAGKVMPNDMSLYVPLPEGIEAPSTED encoded by the coding sequence ATGGCCCGTATTACCGTGGAAGATTGCCAGAAACGCGTGGACAACCGTTTTCTGCTGGTGCAGATGGCCATCAAACGTGTGCGCCAGTACCGTGAAGGTTATGAACCGCTTATTGAATCGCGCAACAAGGAGGCTGTCACCGCCCTGCGTGAAATCGCCGCCGGCAAGGTGATGCCCAACGACATGAGCCTGTACGTACCTCTGCCGGAAGGCATTGAAGCCCCGAGTACGGAAGACTGA
- the mnmE gene encoding tRNA uridine-5-carboxymethylaminomethyl(34) synthesis GTPase MnmE: MSTIAAIATPPGAGGIAIVRMCGPQAKEMLARMFLPFSPHFENFRPWMLYRGRILDSDREALDDALAVFMPGPHTYTGEDMTEIHCHGGPFIVRTVLENALRLGARLAERGEFSRRAFLNGRMELSQAEAVAEMIAAPSREALRYSLNRLEGLLGRRTLVLREKLDALRAQVCLAVDFPEEDVECLAPQAFALAVDDVIVGVRRLLAGQKRARLMQHGALVVLAGAVNAGKSSLLNALLGRTRALVTEFPGTTRDFLEEMCEIDGLPVCLTDTAGLRATAEPVESLGVAASHQKLREADAIVLVLDGARLHEQGAAAPTCPDPAAVEALALAGETPVLVVWNKSDICMPKVFPPRWSAGFPCRAVSALSGEHLDELARDLRTLVLGDGAGSATPDGIAPNVRQAGALNEALVELQALKTDILAGQPYDCCAVRLDTAATRLGDVTGVASPAEVLNRVFSQFCIGK, from the coding sequence ATGTCCACCATAGCCGCCATAGCTACGCCGCCCGGCGCGGGCGGCATAGCCATTGTGCGCATGTGCGGGCCACAGGCCAAAGAAATGCTGGCGCGCATGTTTTTGCCCTTTTCGCCGCATTTTGAAAATTTTCGTCCCTGGATGCTGTACAGAGGACGCATTCTGGATTCCGACAGAGAAGCCCTGGACGACGCGCTTGCCGTGTTTATGCCTGGACCGCACACCTATACCGGCGAGGACATGACGGAAATTCACTGTCATGGCGGCCCGTTTATCGTGCGGACAGTTCTGGAGAACGCGCTGCGCCTAGGGGCGCGTCTTGCGGAAAGGGGCGAGTTCTCACGTCGCGCTTTTCTGAATGGCCGCATGGAGTTAAGTCAGGCTGAAGCTGTGGCGGAAATGATAGCGGCGCCCTCACGCGAGGCGCTGCGGTACAGTCTCAATCGTCTGGAGGGCCTTCTGGGCCGCCGCACACTGGTCTTGCGGGAAAAGCTGGACGCATTGCGCGCGCAGGTTTGTCTGGCGGTGGATTTTCCTGAAGAAGATGTGGAGTGTCTGGCGCCGCAGGCCTTTGCCTTGGCTGTAGACGACGTGATTGTCGGCGTGCGCCGCCTGCTGGCCGGCCAAAAACGGGCACGACTCATGCAGCATGGGGCGCTTGTGGTGCTGGCGGGAGCCGTCAACGCGGGCAAGTCAAGCCTGCTCAACGCCCTTCTGGGGCGCACTAGGGCTCTGGTGACGGAATTTCCCGGCACAACACGTGATTTTTTGGAAGAAATGTGCGAAATTGACGGTCTGCCCGTGTGCCTCACAGACACAGCCGGTCTGCGGGCAACCGCTGAGCCTGTGGAAAGCCTGGGTGTGGCCGCAAGCCATCAAAAACTGCGTGAGGCCGACGCGATTGTGCTGGTGCTTGACGGCGCGCGCTTGCACGAACAAGGCGCGGCGGCCCCCACATGCCCTGACCCGGCCGCGGTGGAGGCACTGGCTCTTGCCGGGGAGACGCCTGTGCTTGTTGTCTGGAACAAAAGCGACATCTGTATGCCGAAAGTATTCCCGCCGCGCTGGAGCGCGGGATTTCCCTGCCGCGCCGTCAGCGCGCTTTCCGGAGAACATCTGGACGAACTGGCGCGGGATTTGCGCACCCTTGTGCTGGGCGACGGCGCAGGAAGCGCGACGCCGGACGGCATTGCGCCCAATGTACGCCAAGCCGGAGCTCTCAACGAAGCTCTTGTTGAACTGCAGGCGCTCAAGACGGACATTCTGGCCGGTCAGCCCTATGATTGCTGCGCTGTGCGTCTGGACACCGCAGCGACACGACTGGGGGACGTGACGGGCGTAGCGAGCCCCGCGGAAGTGCTCAATCGTGTTTTTTCACAATTCTGCATCGGCAAGTAG
- the rpmH gene encoding 50S ribosomal protein L34 translates to MKRTYQPSKIRRARTHGFRARMASPGGRAVLCRRRAKGRKRLSA, encoded by the coding sequence ATGAAAAGAACATATCAGCCGAGCAAAATCAGAAGAGCACGCACGCACGGTTTCCGCGCGCGCATGGCCAGTCCGGGCGGCCGCGCAGTACTTTGCCGCCGTCGCGCCAAAGGCCGCAAACGGTTAAGTGCCTAA
- a CDS encoding F0F1 ATP synthase subunit epsilon, producing MGTLQLEVVTPDKIVVSAEAEMVVCPGVAGEFGVLPQHVSLLSALKIGGMRYRVNGKDATIFISGGFADVNNNVMTVLAESAEQASDIDAVRAQAARERAEKRLAARDEVVEAPRAEAALQRAIMRLNIAGLR from the coding sequence ATGGGCACGTTGCAACTGGAAGTAGTCACTCCGGATAAAATTGTGGTCAGCGCCGAAGCGGAAATGGTGGTCTGCCCCGGCGTGGCAGGCGAATTCGGGGTGCTGCCGCAGCATGTTTCTCTGCTTTCGGCCCTGAAGATCGGCGGCATGCGCTACCGGGTCAACGGCAAGGATGCAACCATCTTCATTTCCGGCGGTTTTGCCGACGTGAACAATAACGTGATGACAGTGCTTGCGGAATCGGCGGAACAGGCTTCCGACATTGACGCGGTACGGGCGCAGGCCGCCAGGGAACGCGCAGAAAAACGTCTGGCCGCCCGTGACGAGGTGGTGGAGGCCCCGCGGGCTGAAGCCGCCCTGCAAAGAGCGATAATGCGCCTGAATATTGCCGGCCTTCGCTGA
- a CDS encoding P-loop NTPase family protein, with the protein MNIQAVEDLREKHPAPELVLIESGGDNLTELLSGKGVKPLADFIIEQVYCRAGGLEERCSSCS; encoded by the coding sequence ATGAATATTCAGGCTGTGGAAGACTTGAGAGAGAAGCACCCTGCGCCGGAACTGGTGCTTATTGAAAGCGGCGGTGACAATTTAACGGAATTACTTTCCGGCAAGGGGGTCAAGCCGCTTGCTGATTTTATTATTGAGCAGGTATACTGCCGGGCAGGGGGTTTAGAAGAAAGATGCTCAAGCTGCTCTTAA
- a CDS encoding DUF4910 domain-containing protein, with amino-acid sequence MKERVVAGFNLTCMGDERAYSYLSSRKGGTLADRGALHVLKHFYPDFARYSFLDRESDERQYCAPGIDLPLCSVMRTKYNFFPDYHTLLDNFDLVTEKGLVGGYTVMRQCLEALEENVVYSSKILCEPLAYIDGRTPLLELADIINLDIFQCAAMSKILLDKGVSCR; translated from the coding sequence TTGAAGGAACGGGTTGTTGCGGGATTCAATCTGACGTGCATGGGGGACGAGCGTGCCTATTCATATCTTTCCAGCAGAAAGGGCGGCACTTTGGCGGATCGGGGTGCGCTTCATGTCCTGAAGCATTTTTATCCTGATTTTGCCAGATACAGCTTTCTTGACCGTGAGAGCGACGAACGACAGTATTGCGCGCCGGGCATAGATTTACCGCTTTGTTCAGTCATGCGTACGAAATATAATTTTTTCCCCGATTACCATACATTATTGGATAATTTTGATCTTGTCACAGAGAAGGGGCTTGTCGGCGGATATACGGTGATGCGGCAATGCCTTGAAGCATTGGAAGAGAATGTTGTCTATTCCTCAAAAATATTGTGCGAACCGCTAGCCTATATCGACGGGAGAACACCATTATTGGAACTCGCGGACATCATTAATCTTGACATATTTCAATGTGCGGCAATGTCAAAAATTTTACTTGACAAAGGCGTCAGTTGCCGGTGA
- the jag gene encoding RNA-binding cell elongation regulator Jag/EloR: protein MKEFKEFQGKNLDGTIEEACEYFNTAREKLEIEIVQDAKSGIFGIVGARKAKVRARRAQPRETMKSLLSKETADEIPKQPSENGEKALSPDAHGRKQKRKPPAARQREADIPPDQAPAPAHPTLPEQSEEHEDFAIPGPDFQTPDFDEALDEDDEGRPTTPMRQMDAERLQTLTLEAVRALVCPIAGDNIRITLDMSKEHVSAAVACPRDSGLLIGREGQTLAAVQYIVSRIVSRGMNAAVRVQLDADDYRQRQDEKLRDLAAALAEKVRRSGRPYATRPLSSYHRRIVHIYLQDDADVQTRSTGDGHVKQVVIMRKKTEK, encoded by the coding sequence ATGAAAGAGTTCAAGGAATTTCAGGGCAAGAACTTGGACGGCACCATTGAAGAAGCCTGTGAATATTTCAACACGGCGCGTGAAAAACTGGAAATCGAAATTGTACAGGACGCGAAATCCGGTATCTTCGGTATTGTCGGAGCGCGCAAGGCCAAAGTGCGCGCCCGGCGTGCCCAGCCGCGCGAGACGATGAAAAGCCTTTTAAGCAAAGAAACAGCAGACGAAATCCCGAAACAACCTTCCGAAAACGGTGAAAAAGCCCTCTCCCCGGACGCGCACGGCCGCAAACAGAAGCGAAAACCCCCTGCCGCCCGGCAGCGTGAAGCGGACATCCCTCCGGACCAGGCGCCGGCGCCGGCCCATCCGACACTACCTGAACAGTCTGAAGAACATGAAGATTTCGCAATCCCGGGGCCGGACTTTCAAACTCCGGATTTTGACGAAGCGCTTGACGAAGACGACGAAGGCCGGCCGACAACGCCGATGAGGCAGATGGACGCCGAACGGCTGCAGACACTGACGCTGGAAGCCGTGCGCGCCCTTGTGTGCCCCATAGCGGGGGACAACATCCGGATTACGCTGGATATGAGCAAGGAGCACGTGAGCGCTGCGGTGGCCTGCCCGCGGGATTCCGGTCTGCTCATAGGGCGTGAGGGACAAACGCTTGCAGCGGTACAGTACATTGTTTCGCGTATTGTCTCACGAGGCATGAACGCCGCCGTGCGCGTACAGCTGGATGCGGACGACTACCGCCAGCGTCAGGATGAAAAGCTGCGGGATCTGGCAGCCGCGCTGGCGGAGAAAGTGCGCCGCAGCGGACGCCCGTATGCCACTCGGCCGCTTTCTTCCTACCATCGACGTATTGTCCACATTTACCTGCAGGACGACGCGGACGTACAGACGCGCAGCACCGGCGACGGACATGTGAAACAGGTTGTCATCATGCGCAAAAAAACTGAAAAATAG
- a CDS encoding F0F1 ATP synthase subunit gamma, producing the protein MPSLKDVKMKIAGVGKTKQITKAMNMVASAKLRGAQSRIERFRPYAAKYRQVLAELSRKVGGNVHPLLAEHEEKKNCAIVMVTSDRGLCGSFNGNIISQGMKLAKEKTDAGMTVSFACVGRKGRDAARKSGYDMLTSYGDRMGSIDFALASSVAQEVTHGYETLIYDEVWLSYGEFVSMGQQQPRCLCLLPLKTPEAEEEPTQSGGAHCEYLYEPKEEKLLAELLPCYVKVQVYRGLLDTSAGEYAARMAAMDNATRNCNEMITALTLLYNKTRQASITSELIDIVVGAEALNG; encoded by the coding sequence ATGCCTTCACTTAAAGATGTAAAAATGAAGATCGCTGGGGTCGGCAAGACCAAGCAGATTACCAAGGCCATGAATATGGTGGCTTCGGCGAAGTTGCGCGGCGCCCAGTCCCGTATTGAGCGCTTCCGGCCTTATGCGGCAAAATACCGGCAGGTGCTGGCTGAACTGTCGCGCAAGGTGGGGGGCAATGTCCACCCTTTGCTGGCCGAACACGAGGAAAAGAAAAATTGCGCCATAGTTATGGTCACCTCTGATCGCGGGCTGTGCGGCAGCTTTAATGGCAATATCATCAGTCAGGGCATGAAACTCGCGAAGGAAAAGACAGACGCAGGCATGACGGTGAGCTTTGCCTGTGTGGGCCGCAAAGGCCGGGACGCCGCGCGCAAAAGCGGCTATGACATGTTGACTTCTTACGGCGATCGTATGGGCAGTATAGATTTTGCTCTGGCGAGTTCTGTCGCCCAAGAAGTTACCCACGGCTATGAAACCCTGATTTATGATGAAGTGTGGCTGAGTTACGGCGAGTTTGTTTCCATGGGGCAGCAACAGCCGCGATGCCTGTGCCTTCTGCCGCTCAAAACGCCGGAAGCGGAGGAAGAACCGACGCAGAGCGGCGGGGCGCATTGCGAATATCTGTACGAACCCAAGGAAGAAAAGCTGCTCGCCGAGCTGCTTCCCTGTTATGTCAAGGTGCAGGTGTACCGCGGTCTGCTCGACACATCGGCCGGCGAGTACGCAGCCCGCATGGCGGCAATGGACAACGCCACGCGCAACTGTAACGAGATGATCACGGCGCTGACCTTGCTTTACAACAAGACGCGTCAGGCCTCCATCACGAGCGAACTCATTGATATCGTCGTCGGCGCGGAAGCGCTGAACGGTTAA
- a CDS encoding 3'-5' exonuclease → MNAEADVNALRRRLSSEEINSLPLYRYGGEVHLVRSLTELKRVLSDLAAELVLGFDTETRPNFHKGKINAPSLIQLSTERAVYLIQLACLPFGRHLADILANPDQIKAGVSIRDDMSNLAGLHSFEPAGLADLGALARAGKFSSHGLRTLAATLFGRRISKGSRCSDWSLAELSRRQIAYAATDAWIGRLIFLRMRELGLAPGGSSGQSRSSALDLLTAQEDTKIKGRIVHESLHLSAELDDSSF, encoded by the coding sequence ATGAATGCCGAGGCGGATGTCAATGCGCTCCGACGCCGACTGAGCAGCGAGGAAATCAACTCCCTGCCCCTGTACCGCTATGGCGGAGAGGTGCATCTTGTCCGTTCGCTCACAGAGTTAAAGCGCGTTCTGTCTGATCTTGCCGCGGAGCTTGTTCTTGGTTTCGACACTGAGACGCGGCCCAATTTCCACAAGGGCAAGATAAACGCGCCGTCCTTGATCCAACTGTCCACTGAGCGGGCTGTCTACCTCATCCAGCTCGCCTGTCTGCCGTTTGGCCGGCATCTTGCCGACATTCTGGCAAACCCTGATCAAATAAAAGCCGGTGTGAGCATACGCGATGACATGAGCAATCTCGCAGGGCTGCACAGTTTTGAACCTGCAGGTCTTGCGGATCTCGGCGCTCTGGCCCGCGCCGGCAAATTTTCCAGCCACGGCTTGCGCACTCTTGCCGCAACTCTGTTCGGCCGCCGCATTTCCAAGGGATCCCGGTGTTCCGACTGGAGCCTGGCGGAACTGAGCCGCCGTCAGATTGCCTATGCCGCTACAGACGCATGGATAGGACGTTTAATTTTTTTGCGCATGCGCGAGCTTGGCCTTGCCCCCGGGGGTTCTTCCGGGCAAAGCAGATCCAGCGCGCTGGATCTGCTTACCGCCCAGGAAGACACGAAAATCAAAGGCCGTATAGTGCACGAAAGCCTGCATCTGTCCGCTGAACTTGACGACAGCTCCTTTTAA